The following are from one region of the Dreissena polymorpha isolate Duluth1 chromosome 2, UMN_Dpol_1.0, whole genome shotgun sequence genome:
- the LOC127869996 gene encoding tachykinin-like peptides receptor 99D → MSFRNSSLIWRTTTIVTSITQESADPYQFLLPWWQQTIFFVACAAILLISAGGNLVVIWIVLAHKRMRTVTNYFLVNLALADFLISQLNLPFTFLYLLYQDWWFGTFFCKLSCFISPCTISASVLTFMAIAVDRYIAIIYPLRPRMPKRHVVLTIIVIWLFSIALAFPNLIYFATAPYPAGSVCDVTWPKETDLAYHYLLLVLNYLFPLLTLVSAYSRVGLELWGSRAIGEETSIQTDRVRSKRKVVKMMIVVVLIFAICWLPMHTYFLLTSYYNSITEYEYIQQIYIIIYLMAMSNSMYNPIIYGWMNARFREGFMHVFCWCPCRRCKRSRTQIRFRRTLFPNAARAMSEKYGSDRNGYLMHTMTEYVDTESCITRRSNKSQSTVCRGSPSRMEHAL, encoded by the exons ATGTCATTCCGGAACTCCTCGCTAATCTGGCGAACGACTACTATCGTAACCAGTATTACACAGGAATCGGCAGATCCCTACCAATTCTTGCTACCATGGTGGCAACAGACAATATTCTTCGTTGCCTGCGCAGCAATTCTGCTCATTTCTGCCGGCGGAAACCTTGTCGTCATCTGGATAGTTTTGGCCCACAAACGCATGCGAACGGTCACCAACTATTTCCTTGTCAACCTGGCTCTGGCGGATTTCCTCATCTCTCAGTTAAATCTTCCGTTTACGTTTCTATACTTGTTGTATCAAGACTGGTGGTTTGGAACGTTCTTCTGCAAACTATCCTGTTTTATATCCCCTTGTACCATCTCTGCAAGTGTCCTCACCTTCATGGCCATCGCCGTTGACAG ATACATAGCGATTATATATCCCCTTCGACCACGCATGCCAAAACGTCACGTGGTTTTGACGATAATCGTCATCTGGCTTTTCTCCATAGCCTTGGCATTTCCGAACCTTATTTACTTTGCAACGGCTCCTTATCCTGCAGGTTCAGTATGCGATGTCACATGGCCAAAGGAAACGGATCTAGC GTACCACTACCTGCTCCTCGTGCTAAACTACCTGTTTCCACTGCTAACGCTTGTCTCCGCCTACTCGCGCGTTGGACTGGAGTTATGGGGAAGCAGGGCTATCGGGGAGGAGACTTCAATCCAGACAGACAGGGTCAGGTCGAAACGGAAG GTGGTTAAAATGATGATCGTGGTGGTTCTGATATTTGCTATATGCTGGCTACCAATGCACACATACTTTCTACTGACCAGTTACTACAATTCGATAACCGAATACGAATACATCCAACAAATCTACATCATAATCTACCTGATGGCCATGAGTAACTCCATGTATAATCCTATCATTTATGGATGGATGAATGCAAG ATTCCGGGAGGGGTTTATGCACGTGTTTTGTTGGTGCCCGTGTCGCCGTTGCAAGAGGTCAAGGACCCAGATTCGCTTTCGGCGCACACTCTTTCCCAACGCAGCTAGAGCAATGTCCGAGAAGTACGGTTCAGATAGAAACGGTTACTTGATGCACACAATGACGGAGTACGTAGACACGGAATCCTGCATCACTCGACGCAGTAACAAAAGCCAAAGCACCGTCTGCCGAGGATCGCCCAGTCGGATGGAGCATGCCCTGTAA